The Methanosarcina barkeri str. Wiesmoor DNA segment TTCGGAACTCAGAGCTTTTGACCTGTTTTGTAAATGTGAAACAGGATGTATAGTTAATACGGTTTCTCTTTCTTCCAGAGGAAATTATCTTGCAGTTGGGGATTTTAATCATGATGTTTCTCTTTTTAATTCTGAGGGGAAGAAACTCTGGAATTATACTACTGGAGATATTGTCTACACTGTATCAATCTCTCCCGAAGGGACTGGCGTAGTTGCAGGAAGTAACGATAAGAATATATACTTTTTTAACAGGGAAGGAAAATTACTCTGGAGTTACGAAACAGGGGGCAGTGTGAATTGTGTTGTAGTCTCTTCCGATGGTTCATATGTAGCAGCAGGCAGTGATGACGGCAAAATTTATTTTTTTAATAAAGAAGGCAGGTTGTTATGGAATTTTGATTCCGGTGACTCTGTCCGCAGTATAGCCCTCTCCAGAGAAGGCTCTTACGTTACAGCCGGAGGTTCTAATTATTGTATTTACCTCTTTGACAGAGAAGGAAATAAAATCTGGGAACAAAAGACAGGCAGTGTAATCAATTGTGTGTGCATTACTCCACAGGCTCGTTATGTGGCCGCCGGAGGCTCCAATTATAATGTATATTTCCTTAACCATAAAGGGGATTTTTCCTGGATACACAACCCTGCTTACTGGATCAGCAGCGTTTCCCTGACAAACAACGGTTCGTATTTGGCAGCAGGAAGCTTTGACGATAAAATCTACCTGTTTAACAGCACAGGAACAAAACTCTGGGACTACAGGGCAAAAGACGACATCTACTCTGTTACAATTTCGCCGGATTCGTCATTTATTGCAGCCGGAAGCTGGGACGATACGCTTTACGTGCTAGATCTGGATGGGAAAGAGTTATGGAATTACAGTTGCGGAGGAAATATTAATAGTGTGTCCGTTTCTCTCGATAGCTCAACCCTTGCTGCAGCAAGTGATGACGGAGCAGCGTATCTTTTTGAGCGGAACTCCACGGTTTTTGCACAGATATTCAGAGATGCTCGTTTCCTTTCAGGAGAAGGGCTCGGGCTGCCTTTAAAAGAAAGCATGGCAACAACGGGAGGCATTGAAAATGTAGTTGAGATTGCTTCAGCCTCCTCAGGTAAAATGTCGGGTGATATAAAAAGTGAAAACTATCCTGCTGCAGAGAGTTCAACTTCTACAAAAGGTTCATTAAGGCTTTCGGGACTGCTTAATTTCTTTAAATATCCAATATTCCTTTTACTGGCAGTTTTAATAGTAGCGATCTATCTGAAAAATCGAGCCTTTAAAAAACGGACTGGAGAGGAAAACCTGGAGGACTTTGAGAACCTTGATGATGAAAAATACAGGCCTGGAAATTAATACGAAAACGAGGACACCTGAAATATTAGCCCTGGAGGCTTAAACCTCCAGCTTTATTAATTGTAGAGAAGATTACTATATTACTATATATTGAGAAGCTGACATCACAATGTTTTTGCATTGGTAATTCTGAATAAGGAAAATAAATAATTTTTGTTAAAGAATATTCTTTGAAATTGACGGCTTTCATTTCCCACCTGCCACCTGCCGGTTCTCAATGGAAGCTGTTGAGGAAGTGGGACTTCACGCATTAGAGTTAAACCCTTAAATAAAAAAGGAAAATCTTAACTATTACTTTTTCTATTCTTATAATAAGATTGAATAACGAAAAAACATAAAAAACTCAAAAAGAGTTTTTGTGTTAATCTAAAATTTGAAACAGTTATTTTATGAAATTGTCTTTAAAATAAAATCGTTTAAAAATAGACATATTGCTTTTTCTTATGTTGAATCATACAAAAATATAGTTTACTCAGTAATAACTATAGTTTACTCAGTAATAACTATAGTTTACTCAGTAAAATATACAATTTATTTAGTATAGATTGTTTTCGTTTTTATACTCGTATTCGTAGCAGTATGATCTACTTGTTATCTCCTGCTAATTCTAATCATATTAATAGAAATGGTC contains these protein-coding regions:
- a CDS encoding WD40 repeat domain-containing protein codes for the protein MRQSVGIWLFIALGLFLLLSTDLGAADPVIPDSGDVNLSELRAFDLFCKCETGCIVNTVSLSSRGNYLAVGDFNHDVSLFNSEGKKLWNYTTGDIVYTVSISPEGTGVVAGSNDKNIYFFNREGKLLWSYETGGSVNCVVVSSDGSYVAAGSDDGKIYFFNKEGRLLWNFDSGDSVRSIALSREGSYVTAGGSNYCIYLFDREGNKIWEQKTGSVINCVCITPQARYVAAGGSNYNVYFLNHKGDFSWIHNPAYWISSVSLTNNGSYLAAGSFDDKIYLFNSTGTKLWDYRAKDDIYSVTISPDSSFIAAGSWDDTLYVLDLDGKELWNYSCGGNINSVSVSLDSSTLAAASDDGAAYLFERNSTVFAQIFRDARFLSGEGLGLPLKESMATTGGIENVVEIASASSGKMSGDIKSENYPAAESSTSTKGSLRLSGLLNFFKYPIFLLLAVLIVAIYLKNRAFKKRTGEENLEDFENLDDEKYRPGN